One window from the genome of Erwinia sorbitola encodes:
- a CDS encoding DUF1090 domain-containing protein, with protein MMKKLISVLAVVASVGLFASASAQAAQNCAAKSAALEKQIKIAEYYGNTYKVAGLKKALAEVKAHCTNDSVLAGAQKDVNKLEKKLNKKREDIADVQADLRKAKAKGDARKVAKYQKKLAEKQADLREIQQKLSQARAELAALQK; from the coding sequence ATGATGAAAAAATTAATTTCCGTTCTGGCGGTAGTTGCTTCCGTAGGTTTGTTTGCTTCCGCTTCCGCACAGGCCGCTCAGAACTGTGCCGCGAAAAGCGCTGCGCTGGAAAAACAGATTAAAATTGCTGAGTATTACGGCAATACTTACAAAGTTGCTGGCCTGAAAAAAGCGCTGGCTGAAGTGAAAGCACACTGCACAAACGACAGCGTGCTGGCTGGTGCACAGAAAGATGTGAACAAGCTGGAGAAAAAACTAAATAAAAAACGTGAGGACATCGCTGACGTTCAGGCTGACCTGCGTAAAGCAAAAGCAAAAGGCGATGCCAGGAAGGTCGCTAAATACCAGAAGAAACTGGCTGAGAAACAGGCTGATCTGCGTGAGATTCAGCAGAAGTTGAGCCAGGCTCGCGCTGAACTGGCTGCACTGCAGAAATAA